The Desulfuromonas versatilis genome has a segment encoding these proteins:
- a CDS encoding class I SAM-dependent methyltransferase: MAFKDHFSAQAGHYSKFRPHYPRTLFEFLASLAPARSRAWDCGTGSGQAAIGLAEFFSEVIATDASEKQIANAHTHPGVRYRVAPAEASGLETASVDLVTVAQALHWFDLDKFYAEVRRVLRSGGILAAWTYDLFGITPQVDAVVHHYYREIVGPYWPTERKWVEQQYRTIPFPFEERPAPTFNLTAEWELTDLLGMLRTWSATRICLETTGSDPVLLIEESLARAWGEPTTSRSVVWPLSLRVGEVFPGG; encoded by the coding sequence ATGGCCTTCAAAGACCATTTTTCCGCCCAGGCCGGCCATTACTCCAAGTTTCGACCCCACTACCCACGGACCCTCTTCGAGTTTCTCGCCTCCCTCGCCCCGGCGCGTTCCCGGGCCTGGGACTGCGGGACTGGGAGCGGCCAGGCAGCGATCGGCCTGGCGGAGTTTTTTTCGGAGGTAATTGCCACCGACGCCAGCGAAAAGCAGATAGCGAACGCCCACACCCACCCTGGGGTCCGCTACCGGGTCGCCCCTGCCGAGGCGAGCGGCCTGGAAACCGCCTCCGTCGACCTGGTCACGGTCGCCCAGGCCCTGCACTGGTTCGATCTGGATAAGTTCTACGCGGAAGTCCGCCGGGTGCTGCGCTCCGGCGGCATCCTCGCCGCCTGGACCTACGACCTGTTCGGCATCACCCCGCAGGTGGACGCGGTGGTCCATCACTACTACAGGGAGATCGTAGGGCCTTACTGGCCGACGGAGCGCAAATGGGTGGAACAGCAATACCGGACCATCCCCTTTCCCTTCGAGGAGCGCCCTGCACCGACTTTTAACCTTACAGCGGAGTGGGAATTGACCGATCTGCTCGGGATGCTGCGGACCTGGTCCGCGACCCGCATCTGCCTGGAGACCACGGGCAGCGATCCGGTTCTGCTGATCGAGGAAAGCCTGGCTCGGGCCTGGGGGGAGCCCACGACTTCCAGGTCCGTAGTCTGGCCGCT
- a CDS encoding type II secretion system F family protein: MDLLTVLLLTCVFLFAASLVGIGYLWLAGSGLTHKRSVRRRLLYLSAGGALSREKLALYKKEALQDAGILERLLFALPRISALDRMLIRAGLPLNASTFLLGSLGLALAGYLVAAELLSRPAAGFACGLLMLVLPFLYLRHVERKVLARFEDQLPDALDFLARALRSGHALTSGFEMVSGEMGEPLKAEFAAVVDEVNLGISVREALENLCRRVPLRDLRFFVVAILVQRETGGNIADIFDNISHLIRERAKFHRLVRTLTADGRLSSVILFLMPIVLFGYIYLVNYEYLSLLWTEKAGVLMMATASLAMVLGALVMSRIVKIEM; encoded by the coding sequence ATGGACCTGCTGACCGTCCTGCTGCTGACCTGTGTGTTTCTGTTTGCCGCCTCGCTGGTCGGAATCGGGTACCTGTGGCTGGCTGGCAGCGGGCTTACCCACAAGCGGTCCGTCCGCAGGCGCCTGCTCTACCTTTCGGCCGGCGGGGCCCTGAGCCGGGAGAAACTGGCCCTCTACAAAAAGGAGGCGCTGCAGGATGCGGGCATTCTGGAGCGCCTCCTGTTCGCCCTGCCGCGCATCAGCGCTCTGGACCGGATGCTTATCCGCGCGGGCCTGCCGCTGAATGCCTCGACCTTTCTCCTTGGCAGTCTCGGGCTGGCCCTGGCCGGCTACCTGGTGGCCGCCGAATTGTTGTCCCGGCCCGCTGCGGGTTTCGCCTGCGGGCTGTTGATGCTGGTGCTTCCCTTTCTTTACCTGCGCCACGTGGAGCGTAAGGTCCTGGCCCGGTTCGAGGACCAGCTCCCCGACGCCCTCGATTTTCTGGCGCGGGCCCTGCGTTCGGGGCATGCGCTGACCTCGGGATTCGAAATGGTCTCCGGGGAGATGGGCGAGCCCCTCAAGGCCGAGTTCGCCGCGGTCGTCGACGAAGTGAACCTGGGGATATCGGTCCGCGAAGCCCTTGAAAACCTCTGCCGAAGGGTTCCCCTCCGGGATCTGCGGTTTTTCGTGGTGGCCATTCTGGTGCAGCGGGAAACCGGCGGCAACATCGCCGATATTTTCGACAACATCAGCCATCTCATCCGCGAGCGCGCCAAGTTCCACCGTTTGGTGCGGACCTTGACCGCCGACGGGCGCCTGTCATCGGTCATCCTGTTTTTAATGCCCATTGTCCTGTTCGGCTACATATACCTGGTCAACTACGAGTACCTCTCCCTGCTCTGGACGGAAAAAGCCGGAGTGCTGATGATGGCAACGGCTTCGCTGGCCATGGTCCTCGGAGCCCTGGTCATGTCCCGGATCGTCAAAATCGAAATGTAG
- a CDS encoding CpaF family protein, which translates to MALRGMFKTKKNLPDPPAAPLQFTGAGRSANERDENYYLLKHKIHSRLVEELNLKALDTFDAEEVRPEIGRVIEDFLLEEKALLNEEEIRELINETMDELKGLGPIEPFLKDPTVSDILCNAYNNIYVERYGLLEKTRARFLNNAHMMNIIDRIVSRVGRRVDESTPMVDARLADGSRVNAIIPPLAIDGPILSIRRFAVNPLTMDDLIRHHTLPPHMARFLGGCVKAKLNIMISGGTGAGKTTLLNVLSGYIPDQERIVTIEDAAELQLQQQHVVRLETRPANIEGTGLVTQRELVRNSLRMRPDRIIIGEVRGPETFDMLQAMNTGHDGSLTTVHANSPRDSLTRLESMILMTGINLPEKAMRFMISSALDMIIQVTRLADGTRKITSICEVSGMEGEIITLQDVFLHEKKGLSPDGKVLGRFRASGIRPRFAEKLEMAGIEVSPETFSPDRYYE; encoded by the coding sequence ATGGCTCTCAGGGGAATGTTCAAAACCAAAAAAAACCTCCCCGATCCCCCGGCCGCCCCGCTGCAATTCACGGGGGCGGGGCGGTCGGCGAACGAACGGGACGAAAACTACTACCTGCTCAAGCATAAGATCCACAGCCGCCTGGTCGAAGAGCTCAACCTCAAGGCGCTGGACACCTTCGATGCCGAGGAGGTTCGTCCCGAGATCGGCCGGGTCATCGAGGATTTTCTGCTCGAGGAGAAGGCGCTTCTCAATGAGGAGGAGATCCGCGAGCTGATCAACGAAACCATGGACGAGCTCAAGGGCCTGGGCCCCATCGAGCCGTTTCTCAAGGATCCCACGGTTTCCGACATCCTCTGCAACGCCTACAACAACATCTACGTCGAGCGCTACGGCCTGCTGGAAAAAACCCGGGCCCGCTTTCTGAACAACGCCCACATGATGAACATCATCGACCGGATCGTCTCGCGGGTGGGCAGAAGGGTCGACGAGTCGACGCCGATGGTGGACGCCCGCCTTGCCGACGGTTCGCGGGTCAACGCCATCATCCCGCCGCTGGCTATCGACGGCCCGATCCTCTCCATCCGCCGGTTTGCGGTGAATCCGTTGACCATGGACGACCTGATCCGCCACCACACCCTGCCGCCCCACATGGCCCGGTTTCTCGGCGGCTGCGTCAAGGCCAAGCTGAATATCATGATCTCCGGAGGCACCGGGGCCGGCAAGACCACGCTGCTCAACGTGCTTTCGGGCTACATCCCCGACCAGGAGCGGATCGTCACCATAGAGGACGCCGCCGAATTGCAGCTGCAGCAGCAGCACGTGGTGCGGTTGGAGACGCGACCGGCGAACATCGAGGGGACCGGGCTGGTCACCCAGCGGGAACTGGTCCGCAACAGCCTGCGCATGCGCCCCGACCGCATCATCATCGGCGAGGTGCGCGGCCCCGAGACCTTCGACATGCTGCAGGCCATGAATACCGGGCACGACGGATCGCTCACCACGGTGCACGCCAACTCGCCCCGCGATTCGCTGACCCGACTGGAATCGATGATTCTCATGACCGGCATCAATTTGCCGGAGAAGGCTATGCGCTTCATGATCTCCTCGGCCCTGGACATGATCATCCAGGTCACCCGGCTCGCCGACGGCACCCGCAAGATCACCTCGATCTGCGAGGTTTCGGGGATGGAGGGGGAGATCATCACCCTGCAGGACGTCTTCCTCCATGAAAAAAAGGGACTCTCCCCGGACGGGAAGGTCCTCGGCCGGTTTCGGGCCTCGGGCATCCGGCCGCGCTTTGCCGAGAAACTGGAGATGGCCGGGATCGAGGTGTCGCCGGAGACTTTCTCGCCCGATCGTTATTACGAATAA
- a CDS encoding type II secretion system F family protein: protein MNALYRILENPQYFAILGLVFLSVSAAVAGVALSFWRREGAGNRLSRLVAAEPAADGKRPLIIQDESQGFVAKVAKPLHQIIAPSKEATQKRLRLRLVQGGFRSRQALRNFLALKVIGAVLLPALYLLRFLFQPATPEALAICLLLAAGGFFLPNLALLQLVQRRQERLLKALPDALDLMLVCVEAGLGLNMALKRVGDEIRPMCKDLSDEFYLTNLEFQAGIPREECLRNMGQRTGVSELQALIAVLIQTNRLGTSLAKTLRVHTDAMRTKRRQVAEEKAAKLAVKLVFPMIFFIFPAMFVVLVGPAAIRIAKNLLPALGGP, encoded by the coding sequence ATGAACGCTCTATACAGGATTCTGGAGAACCCGCAGTACTTTGCCATCCTGGGTCTGGTCTTTCTTTCCGTTTCCGCGGCGGTTGCGGGAGTGGCTCTTTCCTTCTGGCGCCGCGAGGGAGCCGGTAACCGACTCTCCCGGTTGGTGGCGGCCGAACCGGCGGCGGATGGAAAACGCCCCCTGATCATCCAGGATGAGTCCCAGGGCTTTGTGGCCAAGGTGGCCAAGCCCCTGCACCAGATCATCGCTCCCAGCAAAGAGGCAACCCAGAAGCGGCTGCGACTGCGGCTGGTGCAGGGCGGTTTCCGCTCCAGGCAGGCCTTGCGGAATTTTCTGGCGCTGAAGGTTATCGGCGCGGTGTTGCTGCCGGCGCTTTACCTGCTGCGCTTCCTGTTTCAGCCGGCAACCCCCGAAGCGCTGGCCATCTGTCTGTTGCTGGCGGCCGGCGGCTTTTTCCTGCCCAACCTGGCACTGCTGCAGCTGGTTCAGAGGCGTCAGGAACGTCTGCTCAAGGCCCTGCCCGACGCCCTTGATCTGATGCTGGTCTGCGTGGAGGCGGGCCTTGGCCTGAACATGGCTCTCAAGCGGGTGGGGGACGAGATCCGGCCCATGTGCAAGGATCTCAGCGACGAGTTTTACCTGACCAACCTTGAATTCCAGGCAGGCATCCCGCGGGAAGAATGTCTGCGCAACATGGGGCAGCGCACCGGCGTTTCGGAACTGCAGGCGTTGATCGCCGTATTGATCCAGACCAACCGCCTGGGCACCAGCCTGGCCAAGACCCTGCGGGTGCATACCGACGCCATGCGCACCAAGCGGCGCCAGGTGGCCGAGGAGAAGGCAGCCAAGCTCGCGGTCAAGCTGGTGTTCCCCATGATCTTTTTCATATTCCCGGCGATGTTCGTGGTGCTGGTCGGCCCGGCGGCCATCCGCATCGCGAAAAACCTGCTGCCCGCCCTGGGCGGCCCCTGA
- a CDS encoding TadE/TadG family type IV pilus assembly protein gives MRRTGADKWWTGRRLTQRLLRREKGAVALEFTFAGVLFFVLFFAIIEFGLMFWVNLTMQHAVREGARYAITGLNDRDPTPAQGEDGKKIYDRDRAVTQMIRESSMGLYDKVVVERNIRAYGGSRLSGYGAPGDIIVINLDCAWPLLTPLAQPFFRKTGGRYEFTVSATMRNEAFQP, from the coding sequence ATGAGGCGAACAGGAGCAGACAAATGGTGGACCGGGCGTCGGCTGACGCAGCGGCTGCTGCGGCGGGAAAAGGGGGCCGTGGCCCTGGAGTTCACCTTCGCGGGGGTCCTGTTCTTTGTCCTGTTCTTCGCCATCATCGAATTCGGCCTGATGTTCTGGGTGAACCTCACCATGCAGCACGCGGTTCGCGAGGGGGCCCGTTATGCCATTACCGGGCTGAACGATCGCGACCCGACTCCGGCCCAGGGTGAGGATGGGAAAAAGATCTATGACCGTGACCGCGCGGTGACCCAGATGATCAGGGAGAGCTCCATGGGGCTTTATGACAAGGTGGTTGTGGAGCGCAACATCAGGGCCTACGGGGGTTCCAGGCTAAGTGGGTACGGGGCCCCCGGCGACATCATCGTGATCAATCTGGATTGCGCCTGGCCCCTGTTGACTCCTCTGGCGCAACCTTTTTTCAGAAAAACCGGCGGCAGATACGAGTTCACCGTCAGCGCCACCATGAGAAACGAGGCTTTCCAGCCATGA
- the cpaB gene encoding Flp pilus assembly protein CpaB — protein sequence MKRYGGLIAFGLAIGFGILAVVLAQKWLAARSTQAQVVLNATVPLTKVVVAASDMQIGTPLTKANLVLADWPQGSEPRGAFNDISAVEGRVAVTKLTAGAPVLAAELAAPGSGAGMVALITTGMRAMAVRVDEVTGVGGFVLPNTFVDIIGVDETRGDKKIAKTILKRIKVLAIAQETFTEEGQAKIVRTVTLELEPKQTEELALQTHQGDIHLVLRNPLEEEPKVEEPKTVAKKAAPVRRVVYRPKPSPHAVEIIRGSKPAETVQFKNANSEEKL from the coding sequence ATGAAAAGATACGGCGGCCTGATTGCTTTCGGCCTCGCCATCGGCTTCGGCATCCTGGCGGTGGTTCTTGCCCAGAAATGGCTGGCAGCCCGCAGCACGCAAGCGCAGGTCGTATTGAATGCGACGGTGCCGCTTACCAAGGTGGTAGTCGCCGCCTCCGACATGCAGATCGGCACCCCGCTGACCAAGGCCAACCTGGTGCTGGCGGACTGGCCCCAGGGGAGTGAGCCCCGCGGCGCGTTCAACGACATCTCCGCAGTGGAAGGACGGGTGGCGGTCACCAAGCTGACGGCCGGCGCCCCGGTACTTGCGGCGGAACTGGCCGCCCCCGGGTCCGGGGCCGGTATGGTGGCTCTGATTACCACCGGGATGCGGGCCATGGCGGTGCGGGTCGACGAGGTGACCGGTGTCGGCGGCTTCGTGCTGCCGAATACCTTTGTGGACATCATCGGGGTCGATGAAACCCGCGGCGACAAAAAGATCGCCAAGACCATCCTCAAACGCATCAAGGTGCTCGCCATCGCCCAGGAGACTTTTACCGAAGAGGGCCAGGCAAAGATCGTGCGCACCGTCACCCTGGAGCTCGAACCCAAACAGACCGAGGAACTGGCCCTGCAAACCCACCAGGGGGATATTCACCTGGTGTTGAGAAACCCCCTGGAGGAAGAGCCCAAGGTCGAGGAGCCGAAGACCGTGGCGAAAAAGGCCGCGCCGGTCCGCAGGGTCGTCTACCGACCCAAGCCTTCCCCTCATGCTGTGGAGATTATCCGGGGCTCGAAACCGGCTGAAACGGTCCAGTTCAAAAATGCCAATTCCGAAGAAAAACTTTAA
- a CDS encoding TadE/TadG family type IV pilus assembly protein — MTRQGVKTYSGTQRGAVIVELAMVLPLLLLLVYGIADYAQAIQAKNILINISREGANLASRTSSSPLDIMSALATTAQPLEMARRGRMYITRVEGRDGGPRVTEQYLWPGGYPSSSRVWGECGRWLDGACEMPDQLPTANLDMDLANGEVVFAVEVFYSYQPLIGYVLQNTSELYSITLF; from the coding sequence ATGACCCGCCAAGGCGTAAAAACCTATTCCGGGACGCAGCGGGGGGCGGTGATCGTCGAACTGGCGATGGTTCTGCCTCTGCTGCTTCTGCTCGTCTACGGCATCGCCGATTACGCCCAGGCCATCCAGGCTAAGAACATCTTGATCAACATAAGCCGGGAGGGGGCCAATCTTGCGTCGCGTACCTCGAGTTCTCCCCTGGATATCATGAGCGCATTGGCGACAACAGCACAGCCGCTGGAAATGGCCCGCCGCGGGCGCATGTACATAACCAGAGTCGAAGGGCGGGATGGCGGCCCCAGGGTGACCGAGCAGTATCTCTGGCCGGGGGGCTACCCTTCTTCGAGCAGGGTTTGGGGAGAATGTGGCCGCTGGCTGGACGGTGCATGTGAGATGCCCGATCAACTGCCAACGGCCAACTTGGATATGGACCTGGCGAATGGTGAGGTGGTTTTTGCCGTGGAGGTTTTTTACTCCTACCAACCGCTTATTGGGTATGTCCTGCAAAACACCTCAGAACTCTATTCAATAACCCTTTTCTGA
- a CDS encoding Flp family type IVb pilin translates to MNILMMKLRELLRGEEGATGVEYGLMVAAIAAVIVAVVYALGDNILGAFTTVNDALTSGGG, encoded by the coding sequence ATGAACATCCTAATGATGAAGCTGAGGGAACTGCTCAGAGGCGAAGAGGGCGCTACGGGGGTGGAGTACGGACTGATGGTGGCCGCCATCGCGGCCGTAATCGTAGCTGTTGTCTATGCCCTTGGAGACAATATTCTGGGGGCCTTTACCACGGTGAATGATGCCCTGACTTCCGGGGGAGGGTGA
- a CDS encoding AAA family ATPase yields MDQELFVALEISDGHLVERIRAALAELPKVRIFGRAERAAPHILILEDRAGAGDVFQKMELLRTQHPQVPLFVLSEDKRPEHIIEVMKAGAAEFLFCPPDVLKLKEAVEKVRSRLASPEKTSRGRLYSFIGSKGGLGATVTAVNTAAAMAMSGESSVALLDLSLQAGDGSALLDIVPQTTIADLCKNYHRLDYALLQGAMTKHATGLGFLAAPVNPEDSALVEAGHLKKILHLLKGLYDQVIVDCTSMSVSDCSLEAFQASDRIFIITDLSVPAIRNASRLLKLIQKNGISPQKIEIVVNRFIKGKTLTIDEIEETLKRRVFWLLPNDFDETIVSINRGVPLVRHNPKAALSKNVQEFIEKLNNSAVNQDYRGLKGLFGKAV; encoded by the coding sequence ATGGATCAGGAGTTATTCGTCGCATTGGAAATAAGTGACGGGCATCTCGTCGAGAGGATCAGGGCGGCTCTGGCGGAGCTGCCCAAGGTCAGGATTTTCGGCAGGGCTGAGCGCGCCGCCCCGCACATCCTGATCCTCGAGGACCGTGCCGGCGCAGGCGATGTCTTTCAGAAAATGGAGCTGCTGCGCACCCAGCATCCGCAGGTGCCGCTTTTCGTGCTGTCCGAGGACAAACGCCCCGAACATATCATCGAGGTGATGAAGGCGGGGGCGGCGGAATTTCTGTTCTGCCCCCCCGATGTTCTGAAACTCAAGGAAGCGGTGGAAAAGGTCCGTTCTCGCCTGGCCTCCCCCGAGAAAACGAGCAGGGGGCGGCTGTACAGTTTTATCGGCAGCAAGGGGGGGCTAGGCGCCACGGTGACGGCGGTGAATACCGCGGCCGCCATGGCGATGAGCGGCGAATCCAGCGTGGCCCTGCTCGACCTGAGCCTGCAGGCGGGCGACGGCTCCGCCCTGCTGGACATCGTTCCCCAGACTACTATCGCCGATCTCTGCAAAAACTATCACCGCCTCGACTACGCCCTGCTGCAGGGGGCCATGACCAAACATGCCACCGGCCTCGGGTTTCTGGCCGCCCCGGTAAACCCCGAGGACAGTGCCCTGGTCGAGGCCGGACACCTGAAGAAAATTCTCCACCTGCTCAAGGGCCTCTACGACCAGGTCATTGTCGATTGCACCTCCATGTCGGTAAGCGACTGCTCGCTAGAGGCCTTTCAGGCCTCCGACCGGATCTTCATCATCACCGATCTCTCCGTGCCGGCCATCCGCAATGCCTCACGGCTGCTCAAGCTGATCCAGAAAAACGGGATCAGCCCCCAGAAAATCGAGATCGTCGTCAATCGTTTCATCAAGGGGAAGACCCTGACCATCGACGAAATCGAAGAGACCCTGAAACGGAGGGTGTTCTGGCTTCTCCCCAACGATTTCGACGAAACGATCGTCTCGATCAACCGGGGGGTGCCCCTTGTCAGGCACAACCCCAAGGCAGCGCTCTCCAAAAACGTCCAGGAATTCATTGAGAAGTTGAATAATTCAGCGGTCAACCAGGACTACCGGGGCCTGAAGGGACTGTTCGGAAAAGCGGTTTAA
- a CDS encoding tetratricopeptide repeat protein, producing the protein MVQAWLGLLVIFLLCSCTSTTVRDLNLGSLDPAQLPEEQLRQEEQKRLESLPAEQLVQLGRGHLASGAIPLARLYFVRALKKSPDSAPALVGLAETFERGHDLKKATGLYGVALKHDPDHVPALVGLGRVLRNQGARDQSLENLVKAMQLEDRNPLVLGELAITYEALGMEPLAEPLHREVVTLRPHLAAAHNNLGFNYLLQKRYDEAIAAFSRALNIEPENSLFKNNLGAAYALHGDEGKALQVFQTAMDQASAYNNLGYLYMTDGQYDQAEKAFKRALDLKPVFYLRAQENLNRLQVVRKAAR; encoded by the coding sequence TTGGTCCAGGCCTGGCTGGGCCTCCTGGTCATCTTTCTTCTCTGTTCCTGCACCTCGACCACGGTCAGGGATCTCAACCTCGGTTCCCTCGACCCGGCGCAGCTCCCCGAGGAACAGTTGAGGCAGGAGGAGCAAAAGCGGCTGGAAAGCCTTCCGGCCGAACAACTGGTGCAGCTGGGTAGAGGCCACCTTGCCAGCGGAGCCATTCCCCTGGCCCGACTGTACTTCGTTCGAGCCCTGAAAAAGAGTCCCGACTCGGCGCCGGCCCTGGTCGGGCTGGCCGAAACCTTCGAGCGGGGCCATGACCTGAAAAAGGCGACCGGCCTCTATGGCGTGGCGCTGAAACATGACCCGGATCATGTCCCGGCCCTGGTGGGGTTGGGGCGAGTGCTGCGCAACCAGGGGGCCAGGGACCAGTCGCTGGAAAACCTGGTGAAGGCGATGCAGCTGGAGGATCGGAACCCGCTGGTGCTGGGGGAGCTGGCCATCACCTATGAGGCCCTAGGCATGGAACCGCTGGCCGAGCCGCTGCATCGCGAAGTGGTGACCCTGCGTCCCCACCTGGCGGCGGCGCACAACAACCTCGGCTTCAACTACCTGCTGCAGAAGCGGTACGACGAGGCCATCGCCGCCTTCAGCAGGGCGCTGAACATCGAACCGGAGAACTCGCTTTTCAAAAACAACCTGGGGGCTGCCTATGCTCTGCACGGCGACGAGGGGAAGGCCCTGCAGGTGTTCCAGACGGCCATGGACCAGGCCTCGGCCTACAACAATCTGGGCTACCTCTACATGACCGACGGGCAGTACGATCAGGCGGAAAAAGCCTTCAAACGGGCATTGGACCTCAAGCCGGTGTTCTACCTCCGGGCCCAGGAGAACCTCAACCGGCTGCAGGTGGTGCGCAAGGCGGCAAGATGA
- a CDS encoding type II and III secretion system protein family protein — translation MNCIRFSRVGGAALIMAVIVLVCSISSAEDVERKTLELKLGGSDMIKTAQPFKRVSIADSEVADVVVLSPREIYVFGKMVGYTSVMLWEEGKSRTLLDVVVSLDLTALKQKLHELYPNQRIEVYASETGVVLSGTVSGPEVVEQVLRLTATYLPKEADDKGGKGGTGRSGGAITNLLKVGGLQQVMLEVKFAEVTRNSTRDWQAALGLAKLGNDFTGAAGVGNVLTPVEDAFVNLNFPNAPNQSGFFEGAIDGLIQNPRSLLLNFADNAANIFVNIDNFTAALQFLETEGLARTLAEPRLVAQSGQKASFLAGGEFPIPVPQDFGQITIEYKDFGVALVFTPVVLSDGRISLHVAPSVSEITSTSSIPAGITGAEFQVPSLATRRLDTTVQLHDGQTLALAGLLQDNLRERARKIPGLGDLPILGALFRSTGYIQDKTDLLVAVTPHIVKPVREGELEFPGEYLKKPNWYEFYLEGRLEGRRSAEDTSELSQHGFAVSSLPTKTRGGLEGPFGNQPLSAQ, via the coding sequence ATGAATTGCATCCGGTTTTCGCGGGTTGGAGGGGCCGCCCTGATCATGGCCGTCATCGTCCTTGTCTGCAGTATTTCCTCGGCCGAAGACGTGGAGCGCAAAACCCTCGAGCTGAAACTGGGCGGCTCGGACATGATCAAAACCGCCCAGCCCTTCAAACGGGTCTCCATCGCTGATTCGGAAGTCGCCGACGTGGTGGTTCTCTCGCCGCGGGAGATCTATGTGTTCGGCAAAATGGTGGGCTACACCAGCGTGATGTTGTGGGAAGAGGGCAAGAGCCGCACCCTGCTTGATGTGGTGGTTTCCCTGGATCTTACCGCCCTCAAGCAAAAGCTGCATGAGCTCTATCCGAACCAGCGCATCGAAGTCTACGCCTCGGAAACCGGGGTGGTGCTCTCCGGGACGGTATCCGGGCCCGAAGTTGTCGAGCAGGTTCTGCGGCTGACCGCGACCTATCTGCCCAAAGAGGCCGACGACAAGGGCGGCAAGGGGGGGACCGGGCGCTCCGGCGGCGCGATCACCAACCTGCTCAAGGTCGGCGGCCTGCAGCAGGTCATGCTCGAGGTCAAGTTCGCCGAGGTCACCCGCAACTCCACCCGCGACTGGCAGGCCGCGCTGGGCCTGGCCAAGCTGGGCAACGACTTTACCGGTGCTGCGGGGGTGGGCAACGTCCTCACCCCGGTCGAGGACGCATTCGTCAATCTCAATTTTCCCAACGCTCCGAATCAGTCGGGGTTCTTCGAGGGAGCCATCGACGGTCTGATCCAGAACCCCAGATCCCTGCTGCTCAATTTCGCCGACAACGCGGCCAATATCTTCGTGAACATCGACAATTTCACCGCCGCACTGCAGTTTCTCGAAACCGAAGGGCTGGCCCGCACCCTGGCCGAGCCGCGGCTGGTGGCCCAGAGCGGCCAGAAGGCAAGTTTTCTGGCCGGTGGCGAGTTCCCCATACCCGTCCCCCAGGACTTTGGCCAGATCACCATCGAATACAAGGACTTCGGGGTTGCCCTGGTCTTCACCCCGGTGGTGCTGAGCGACGGCCGGATCAGTCTGCACGTGGCTCCAAGTGTCAGCGAAATCACCTCTACCAGCAGCATTCCCGCGGGGATCACCGGCGCCGAATTTCAGGTGCCGAGCCTCGCTACCCGCAGGCTTGACACCACCGTACAGCTCCACGACGGCCAGACCCTGGCCCTGGCCGGTCTGCTGCAGGACAACCTGCGCGAACGTGCCCGCAAGATACCTGGCCTGGGCGACCTCCCGATCCTCGGGGCGCTGTTTCGCAGCACCGGCTACATCCAGGACAAAACCGACCTGCTGGTGGCGGTTACCCCGCACATTGTCAAGCCGGTCAGGGAAGGGGAGCTTGAGTTCCCGGGCGAGTACCTCAAAAAACCCAACTGGTACGAGTTCTACCTGGAGGGACGCCTGGAGGGGAGGCGCTCCGCTGAAGACACCTCGGAGTTGAGCCAACATGGATTTGCCGTATCTTCTCTGCCAACCAAAACCCGCGGCGGGCTGGAGGGGCCTTTCGGCAACCAGCCGTTATCCGCCCAGTGA
- a CDS encoding A24 family peptidase — MHKLQHCLTGFAAASLSLFFIGREGIDLSILFASVFFLVVCVTDTVFARIPNLFSYTLALLALGYHALGSGLPGLNMALAGLLTGLGMFLLPFLLGGMGAGDVKALAALGALVGPGAIFQIFLYTAFLGGAMAIVHSLCKEISMGKSRPWRQAVTAAVGSGDSEGSLALASQAKVKFPFAPAIAFGYYAYLGWGAII; from the coding sequence ATGCACAAACTGCAGCATTGCCTGACCGGTTTTGCGGCTGCAAGCCTGTCTCTTTTTTTCATTGGCAGGGAGGGGATTGACCTTTCCATCCTTTTTGCCTCCGTCTTTTTCCTGGTGGTCTGCGTTACAGATACCGTTTTCGCCCGAATCCCCAACCTGTTCAGTTACACCCTGGCTCTGCTGGCCCTGGGATACCATGCGCTCGGATCCGGTTTGCCCGGACTCAACATGGCCCTGGCAGGCCTGCTTACGGGGTTAGGGATGTTTCTCCTGCCGTTTTTGCTGGGCGGAATGGGCGCCGGGGATGTCAAGGCCCTGGCGGCCCTGGGGGCCTTGGTGGGGCCCGGCGCCATTTTTCAGATTTTTCTTTACACGGCTTTCCTCGGCGGTGCCATGGCAATTGTCCACAGCCTGTGCAAAGAGATCTCCATGGGCAAATCGCGCCCCTGGCGCCAGGCGGTCACCGCCGCCGTGGGGAGCGGAGACTCGGAAGGTTCCCTGGCCCTGGCTTCGCAGGCAAAAGTGAAATTCCCCTTCGCCCCGGCCATTGCCTTTGGCTATTACGCCTATCTTGGCTGGGGCGCGATTATTTAA